The following proteins are co-located in the Acropora palmata chromosome 11, jaAcrPala1.3, whole genome shotgun sequence genome:
- the LOC141897146 gene encoding myotrophin homolog — translation MSASDQFIEAIQCGDLNYIEKHLSRPGTEINCEVKHGRNALHYAADAGKVPIVKFLLGKMAIIDYQDIDGMTPLMAAVDKDHVQTAKLLLDEGADPYIEDETGKTVFDYVQMKGLTHIERMLENYKKK, via the exons ATGAGCGCTAGTGACCAGTTCATTGAGGCAATCCAATGTGGAGACCTAAATTATATAGAAAAGCACCTAAGCAGGCCG GGTACGGAGATCAACTGTGAGGTGAAACACGGACGAAATGCTCTCCATTATGCGGCTGATGCAGGCAAAGTTCCAATCGTTAAATTTCTGCTGGGTAAAATGGCGATCATTGAC TACCAAGACATCGATGGTATGACACCACTAATGGCAGCTGTTGACAAAGATCATGTTCAAACTGCAAAGCTGCTTTTGGATGAG GGCGCCGATCCATACATCGAGGacgaaacaggaaaaacggTTTTTGATTACGTCCAAATGAAGGGTCTCACACATATAGAAAGAATGTTGGAGAACTACAAGAAAAAGTAA
- the LOC141897140 gene encoding uncharacterized protein LOC141897140 isoform X1 — MQSLKREVSPEKYDMKYALIVEDYEKVRQRRERPNPTRERLLRRTKSSQSLLSNNNEKELDVKYKPQDPSISSSTTSLLFTRSSSSSSKEELQLPKRRSRARSFSGTSSNKEEWKTKQLRSANTTRKTSSPSSPRRSSYFGFQSIQRSLNVEEESKWQYKKDCRGKGRPSSQSFLMGMITSMNKEEKEKNRKLALVRFRRAAFLVRTFTSLYLSVRKYADQDKTRQYDLYYIRDMLPDYKNSPTLMRELPVAFNKHLFSRENTLHFPLWARMTCEKEPENRSETEVNNLVALLRGMKSFNKFSREAQRYVCRTMTYACYERRRIIVRQGHPGFSFFFIVSGSVSVTITRKDEKTGIDITNTVDVLLKNETFGEIALISEEAKRTATIICRERVEVVAVNRETILKYCPDVFQREYDEKIQVMRSHPLFDGWTEDLLRSLTYHSHIREFSYGKLVDIDSSDSESIYFIIKGKMEMLRRVDLRAAVITEDKVKNFIHDKSLLHSTAVFSRKSGKNASYVNVGSLQAKDSWDLTTLDHVNHTGHPGNILVSAGVRVLKVPKRIVIELMPKGHMETFQKNFFLRQRCLTEEEVFHDYLAAETWLEYRKKVVQSVIDVKKRISASSKDSTG; from the exons ATGCAAAGTCTTAAAAGGGAAGTTTCTCCAGAGAAGTATGATATGAAATATGCTTTGATAGTAGAGGACTACGAAAAAGTTAGACAAAGGCGGGAAAGGCCAAATCCAACAAGGGAGCGTTTGCTTAGAAGAACTAAGTCCTCACAGAGTCTTTTGTcaaataacaatgaaaaggAGCTCGACGTAAAATATAAACCGCAAGACCCATCAATATCGTCAAGCACGACAAGCTTGCTGTTTACAAGATCCTCGTCAAGCTCTTCAAAAGAAGAATTGCAACTTCCAAAAAGACGAAGTCGTGCGAGGTCGTTTAGTGGCACGAGTAGTAATAAGGAAGAATGGAAGACAAAACAGCTTCGCTCAGCGAACACCACTAGGAAGACTTCTAGTCCCTCTTCTCCGAGACGATCAagttattttggttttcagagCATACAACGTTCTCTCAATGTGGAGGAGGAGAGCAAATGGCAATATAAAAAAGATTGTCGCGGAAAGGGCAGACCCTCTAGCCAGAGTTTCCTTATGGGAATGATAACTTCGATgaacaaagaggaaaaagaaaagaacaggAAATTG GCGCTTGTCAGGTTTCGCCGCGCCGCTTTCCTCGTTCGAACCTTTACGTCACTTTATCTTAGCGTAAGGAAATACGCGGATCAGGACAAAACGCGACAGTATGATTTGTACTACATCAGGGACATGTTGCCTGACTACAAAAACAGCCCAACTCTCATGAGAGAACTCCCAGTTGCTTTCAACAAGCACCTCTTCTCCAGGGAAAATACG CTTCATTTCCCTTTGTGGGCTCGCATGACATGCGAAAAGGAGCCAGAGAATCGAAGTGAGACTGAAGTCAACAATCTGGTGGCTTTGCTGCGAGGGATGAAGAGCTTCAACAAGTTTTCCCGTGAGGCACAGCGCTATGTCTGTCGGACTATGACGTATGCCTG ttACGAACGCAGAAGAATAATTGTGCGTCAGGGACATCCGGGATTTTCGTTCTTCTTCATAGTATCGGGCTCAGTCTCCGTGACGATCACACGTAAAGATGAAAAGACCGGGATCGACATCACGAATACTGTTGACGTGCTACTGAAAAACGAGACTTTTGGG GAAATTGCGCTAATCTCGGAGGAAGCTAAGAGGACAGCTACAATCATCTGCCGAGAGCGCGTCGAAGTTGTGGCAGTGAACAGGGAGACCATTTTGAAGTATTGTCCTGATGTGTTTCAACGAGAATATGACGAGAAGATTCAGGTGATGAG GAGTCATCCCTTATTTGACGGCTGGACAGAAGACTTGTTACGATCTTTGACTTATCACTCTCATATCAGGGAG TTTTCTTATGGCAAACTTGTCGACATCGATTCTAGTGATTCGGAGTCCATTTACTTCATAATAAAA GGGAAAATGGAAATGCTTCGTCGTGTTGATTTAAGAGCAGCTGTCATTACTGAAGACAAAGTCAAAAATTTCATCCATGACAAATCGCTTCTTCACTCAACGGCAGTATTTTCGCGAAAAAGTGGAAAGAACGCGAGTTATGTCAATGTTGGATCATTACAAGCAAAAGATTCATGG GATCTGACAACCCTTGATCATGTCAACCACACGGGTCACCCTGGCAATATTCTAGTTAGTGCCGGTGTTAGAGTTCTCAAAGTTCCCAAGAGGATAGTTATTGAATTGATGCCTAAGGGACACATGGAGacatttcaaaaaaacttCTTCCTCAGACAAAG ATGTCTCACGGAGGAAGAAGTTTTTCATGATTATTTGGCAGCCGAGACATGGTTAGAATATCGCAAAAAAGTTGTACAGAGTGTAATTGATGTCAAAAAGAGAATTTCCGCTTCGTCGAAAGATTCCACCGGTTGA
- the LOC141897140 gene encoding uncharacterized protein LOC141897140 isoform X2, with translation MQSLKREVSPEKYDMKYALIVEDYEKVRQRRERPNPTRERLLRRTKSSQSLLSNNNEKELDVKYKPQDPSISSSTTSLLFTRSSSSSSKEELQLPKRRSRARSFSGTSSNKEEWKTKQLRSANTTRKTSSPSSPRRSSYFGFQSIQRSLNVEEESKWQYKKDCRGKGRPSSQSFLMGMITSMNKEEKEKNRKLALVRFRRAAFLVRTFTSLYLSVRKYADQDKTRQYDLYYIRDMLPDYKNSPTLMRELPVAFNKHLFSRENTLHFPLWARMTCEKEPENRSETEVNNLVALLRGMKSFNKFSREAQRYVCRTMTYACYERRRIIVRQGHPGFSFFFIVSGSVSVTITRKDEKTGIDITNTVDVLLKNETFGEIALISEEAKRTATIICRERVEVVAVNRETILKYCPDVFQREYDEKIQVMRSHPLFDGWTEDLLRSLTYHSHIREFSYGKLVDIDSSDSESIYFIIKGKMEMLRRVDLRAAVITEDKVKNFIHDKSLLHSTAVFSRKSGKNASYVNVGSLQAKDSWMSHGGRSFS, from the exons ATGCAAAGTCTTAAAAGGGAAGTTTCTCCAGAGAAGTATGATATGAAATATGCTTTGATAGTAGAGGACTACGAAAAAGTTAGACAAAGGCGGGAAAGGCCAAATCCAACAAGGGAGCGTTTGCTTAGAAGAACTAAGTCCTCACAGAGTCTTTTGTcaaataacaatgaaaaggAGCTCGACGTAAAATATAAACCGCAAGACCCATCAATATCGTCAAGCACGACAAGCTTGCTGTTTACAAGATCCTCGTCAAGCTCTTCAAAAGAAGAATTGCAACTTCCAAAAAGACGAAGTCGTGCGAGGTCGTTTAGTGGCACGAGTAGTAATAAGGAAGAATGGAAGACAAAACAGCTTCGCTCAGCGAACACCACTAGGAAGACTTCTAGTCCCTCTTCTCCGAGACGATCAagttattttggttttcagagCATACAACGTTCTCTCAATGTGGAGGAGGAGAGCAAATGGCAATATAAAAAAGATTGTCGCGGAAAGGGCAGACCCTCTAGCCAGAGTTTCCTTATGGGAATGATAACTTCGATgaacaaagaggaaaaagaaaagaacaggAAATTG GCGCTTGTCAGGTTTCGCCGCGCCGCTTTCCTCGTTCGAACCTTTACGTCACTTTATCTTAGCGTAAGGAAATACGCGGATCAGGACAAAACGCGACAGTATGATTTGTACTACATCAGGGACATGTTGCCTGACTACAAAAACAGCCCAACTCTCATGAGAGAACTCCCAGTTGCTTTCAACAAGCACCTCTTCTCCAGGGAAAATACG CTTCATTTCCCTTTGTGGGCTCGCATGACATGCGAAAAGGAGCCAGAGAATCGAAGTGAGACTGAAGTCAACAATCTGGTGGCTTTGCTGCGAGGGATGAAGAGCTTCAACAAGTTTTCCCGTGAGGCACAGCGCTATGTCTGTCGGACTATGACGTATGCCTG ttACGAACGCAGAAGAATAATTGTGCGTCAGGGACATCCGGGATTTTCGTTCTTCTTCATAGTATCGGGCTCAGTCTCCGTGACGATCACACGTAAAGATGAAAAGACCGGGATCGACATCACGAATACTGTTGACGTGCTACTGAAAAACGAGACTTTTGGG GAAATTGCGCTAATCTCGGAGGAAGCTAAGAGGACAGCTACAATCATCTGCCGAGAGCGCGTCGAAGTTGTGGCAGTGAACAGGGAGACCATTTTGAAGTATTGTCCTGATGTGTTTCAACGAGAATATGACGAGAAGATTCAGGTGATGAG GAGTCATCCCTTATTTGACGGCTGGACAGAAGACTTGTTACGATCTTTGACTTATCACTCTCATATCAGGGAG TTTTCTTATGGCAAACTTGTCGACATCGATTCTAGTGATTCGGAGTCCATTTACTTCATAATAAAA GGGAAAATGGAAATGCTTCGTCGTGTTGATTTAAGAGCAGCTGTCATTACTGAAGACAAAGTCAAAAATTTCATCCATGACAAATCGCTTCTTCACTCAACGGCAGTATTTTCGCGAAAAAGTGGAAAGAACGCGAGTTATGTCAATGTTGGATCATTACAAGCAAAAGATTCATGG ATGTCTCACGGAGGAAGAAGTTTTTCATGA
- the LOC141897147 gene encoding myotrophin-like has protein sequence MEEQLVWACKNGDMDQVKALVNKLGSDVNKPLLGGRNALHFAAEYGQQEVIEFLISKGADVNRPDSHGITALLASIFENQRDSVELLLKKGANKNGRAPDGMSYYECAETDEIKRLLK, from the exons ATGGAAGAACAGCTAGTATGGGCTTGCAAAAATGGAGATATGGACCAAGTTAAAGCACTTGTGAACAAACTG GGATCTGATGTAAATAAACCGCTCCTAGGAGGACGTAATGCTCTTCACTTTGCAGCTGAATATGGTCAGCAAGAAGTCATTGAGTTCCTCATATCGAAGGGAGCAGATGTCAAT CGTCCAGACAGCCATGGCATAACTGCACTACTGGCCAGcatttttgaaaaccaaagAGATAGTGTCGAACTCCTTTTAAAAAAG GGAGCTAACAAAAATGGTAGGGCACCTGATGGTATGTCTTATTACGAATGTGCAGAAACAGATGAGATCAAACGTCTCCTCAAGTAA
- the LOC141897145 gene encoding NADH-cytochrome b5 reductase 3-like, with the protein MDGQLSKPVFVGLGVVMVTVAFGVITYLFKTQGSKKRPVALDPNKKIPFKLIDKKIISHDTRRFRFELQSPEHKLGLPVGNHMYLSAKIDGKLVVRPYTPVTSDDELGYFELVIKVYFKNVHPKYPDGGKMSQYLDLLEVGDTVDIRGPSGKLTYLGRGKFSIKENNKDPVQVRRAKNVGLIAGGTGITPMLQIISAVIKDAGDNANLTLLFANQTEKDILVRPELEMLAKECENFKLWYTLDRPPEGWPYSSGFINDAMLKEHMPPPGPDTQILMCGPPPMINYACIPNLEKLGYTPDMYFPF; encoded by the exons atggaCGGGCAATTATCG AAACCTGTATTTGTGGGCTTGGGAGTTGTCATGGTGACAGTGGCATTTGGTGTGATAACATACTTGTTCAAAACGCAAGGAAGCAAGAAAAGGCCAGTTGCACTTGAtccaaacaagaaaattccATTTAAACTCATTGACAAAAAG aTTATCAGTCATGACACTCGTAGGTTTCGATTTGAATTGCAGTCACCTGAGCACAAGCTTGGGTTACCTGTTG GGAATCATATGTACCTTAGTGCAAAAATCGATGGAAAGCTTGTAGTCAGACCATATACACCAGTAACCTCTGATGATGAACTTGGTTATTTTGAGCTGGTCATCAAG gtttatTTTAAGAATGTCCACCCTAAGTATCCAGATGGGGGAAAAATGTCGCAGTATTTAGACTTGCTTGAGGTTGGAGATACTGTGGACATTCGAGGACCATCTGGAAAGTTAACATACCTGGGAAGAG GCAAATTTTCTATCAAAGAGAATAACAAGGATCCTGTGCAAGTTAGAAGAGCCAAGAATGTTGGATTGATTGCAGGAGGAACTG GTATCACACCCATGCTTCAGATTATCAGTGCTGTTATTAAAGATGCTGGTGATAATGCCAACCTGACCCTGCTTTTTGCGAACCAG ACGGAGAAAGACATTCTGGTACGACCAGAGTTAGAAATGCTGGCCAAAGAGTGTGAGAATTTCAAACTGTGGTACACTCTGGATAGACCCCCTGAAG GCTGGCCTTACAGCTCTGGATTCATCAATGACGCAATGCTGAAGGAGCATATGCCACCCCCAGGACCAGATACTCAGATACTGATGTGTGGGCCCCCACCTATGATCAATTATGCCTGCATTCCTAACTTGGAAAAACTTGGCTACACCCCTGATATGTATTTCCCCTTTTAA